The following proteins are encoded in a genomic region of Phytoactinopolyspora mesophila:
- the pglW gene encoding BREX system serine/threonine kinase PglW, with protein MGLQSDRWVEVSPSQFPHEAEGLKLVRQLLPDAEPFRAWSNFEFRDTHGRWHEVDLLVLGRDTLFLVELKYYRGILSGNDHLWRRDGHRAEDSPLKLARRKAQYLASLLKDRLRDVMREKGDLHTDPRKIVPFVQEAVFLHHPHLVCELPTHARQGIFGLEDHERTSGLAPLSELLLAPAKRTAVTARNSELLAGLIRHIGLAPRRQREVGSWVIDDEPLAHGDGWQDWPAFHRVATTDRYRIRFYIPKPDATRAETLQLERQIAHEHQLLSRLRHDGLLVPRDLIKDELGIGLVFNNDERLARLDLWLADHGQKLALHQQLDIIRQLAEALSYAHRHRVVHRGMAPSAVFVRERSGGGLAVTMSNWDAVGSVAGTRVGDMTSTGISADLTPAQAGVELSDEDQLFEAPEGRWNPDADRIRLDVFALGAIAFYVLTNQTLPAQDRGALVDRLRRDSGLDLSAELPQISSALRELVLAATKPRPSERTANVAQFLAQLELATSSMMGTTATEEEDPLEAQPGAVMGTDGRFTYVRKLGSGSTAVGILVKDAKAGDALRVLKVAKDPEAKERLEAEAGVLGRLNHERIAMLIHQDKVGPRKALVLQHAGDATLADELASKRGRLSLDLLERWGGDLLDALVVLDHAGINHRDIKPSNLGVHQAGRSKTETHLMLFDFSMAGTAVRAISAGTPPYLDPFLGQDGRTTYDSAAERYGAAVVLYEMATGRLPQYGDDPGANPASVSDDVTIPPEAFDPAVAEDLATFFGMALSRNPKRRHDTAEDMRHAWRAIFKSLGRYGDETEQKVASATLETVLADAGLSARAISALEPAGVATVADLLALDPAQLNRLLSREIKSTREEIKKRVNAWRRAFKDQLKGISIPARRSEPATLAHPVAAAELLAAIAGTRRTPARQSAARLILGLEPGLDAFANQQELASAVGRSAQRGHQLIKELQDAWSKNEQTQVLLDQLVRIVIGSLDTLGGVASVPTLTTEVLAALPDLPDGSSADAERLGAGLLRLTLDRYHEHVLAETEMPLAKRRRGGRLALLARSTVLLDAAEAAGACADELVAAAQRAGEPVVPQQRAARQLRLRFTEAFRAGADAGDEPPAMTDLRLARLAARSSREAALSARGELHRRNLPGSDAIRMALAGLAQNTELTPSELAGRVRARFPELDPLPERPDLDAVVDASGVGLQYLPDRDVYGVPSDDRPDTTGFPTRTPTVQPAPTEASLGRGDHLTRVLAGSMSSRSFLAIGISAQHADQPVRATRLLAERYGGTLLDVTGLLIDEMRTSAQASKLPWDVVSAADAAQPGSRDARGLHTLVERVMPRVTKHIDALVFSSAADDAPVILTELSPLARYGHLNVVARWSDLAARRQRPVWVILPQLAWMRGAVVDGKPLQLGSDGQFVALDLEWVAMQEQTEPGGDRVQEGSR; from the coding sequence CCGCGATACCCACGGTCGCTGGCATGAGGTAGACCTGCTAGTGCTTGGTCGGGACACCTTGTTCCTCGTCGAGCTGAAGTACTACCGCGGAATCCTGTCCGGAAATGACCATCTGTGGCGTCGTGACGGTCATCGCGCCGAGGATTCCCCGCTCAAGCTGGCACGGCGCAAAGCCCAGTATTTGGCCAGCCTTCTGAAGGATCGCTTGCGCGATGTCATGCGAGAAAAGGGAGATCTGCACACCGACCCACGCAAGATCGTTCCGTTCGTGCAAGAAGCAGTCTTCCTCCACCATCCTCATCTCGTCTGTGAGTTACCTACGCACGCCCGGCAGGGCATCTTTGGCCTCGAAGATCACGAGCGCACGTCGGGCTTGGCGCCGCTGTCGGAGTTACTGCTTGCACCCGCCAAACGCACTGCGGTGACTGCCAGGAACTCTGAGCTGCTCGCCGGCCTGATACGGCACATCGGCCTGGCACCTCGCCGGCAGCGAGAGGTCGGATCGTGGGTGATCGACGACGAGCCGCTGGCCCACGGCGACGGCTGGCAGGATTGGCCCGCCTTTCATCGCGTGGCCACCACGGATCGCTATCGGATCCGCTTTTATATCCCGAAGCCCGACGCCACCCGAGCCGAGACACTGCAACTGGAGCGGCAGATTGCCCATGAGCACCAGCTGCTGTCCCGGCTACGCCACGACGGGTTGCTCGTGCCACGCGACCTCATCAAAGATGAGCTGGGTATCGGCCTGGTATTCAACAACGACGAGCGCCTGGCCCGGCTAGATCTGTGGCTTGCCGATCATGGGCAGAAGCTCGCGTTGCATCAGCAGCTCGACATCATCCGCCAGCTTGCTGAAGCGCTCAGCTACGCCCACCGCCACCGGGTGGTCCACCGCGGTATGGCTCCGTCCGCGGTGTTCGTCCGTGAGCGCAGTGGTGGTGGGCTGGCGGTGACGATGTCTAACTGGGACGCCGTCGGCAGCGTGGCCGGGACGCGAGTCGGAGACATGACAAGCACCGGCATCTCAGCCGATCTGACACCAGCGCAGGCCGGTGTAGAGCTGTCCGACGAGGACCAGCTGTTCGAGGCCCCGGAAGGACGGTGGAACCCCGACGCAGACCGAATCCGCCTGGATGTGTTCGCCCTCGGTGCCATCGCCTTCTACGTGCTGACCAATCAGACACTTCCCGCACAGGATCGCGGGGCCCTGGTGGACCGGCTACGCCGCGACTCTGGCCTTGATCTCTCCGCGGAGCTCCCACAGATCTCCTCCGCGCTCCGTGAGCTGGTGCTGGCAGCGACGAAACCACGGCCGTCTGAGCGCACTGCGAATGTGGCACAGTTCCTCGCGCAGCTAGAACTGGCCACCTCGTCCATGATGGGCACTACTGCGACGGAAGAAGAGGATCCGCTCGAGGCGCAGCCTGGCGCCGTCATGGGGACCGACGGACGGTTTACCTATGTTCGCAAACTCGGTTCCGGCTCAACTGCCGTCGGAATTCTTGTGAAGGACGCCAAAGCAGGCGACGCACTCCGGGTGCTCAAGGTGGCGAAGGATCCCGAAGCGAAGGAGCGACTGGAAGCCGAAGCAGGCGTACTCGGCCGGCTCAACCATGAGCGCATCGCGATGCTGATCCACCAGGACAAAGTCGGTCCACGCAAGGCGCTCGTGCTACAGCACGCCGGCGATGCCACGCTGGCCGATGAGCTGGCGAGCAAACGCGGGCGGCTCTCTCTTGACCTGCTAGAACGCTGGGGTGGGGATCTGCTCGACGCTCTGGTGGTGCTGGATCACGCCGGGATCAATCACCGCGACATCAAGCCGTCCAACCTCGGCGTCCATCAGGCCGGCCGGAGCAAAACCGAGACGCATCTCATGCTGTTCGACTTTTCGATGGCGGGAACGGCCGTCCGAGCCATCAGTGCTGGCACGCCACCATACCTGGACCCGTTCCTCGGGCAGGACGGTCGCACGACGTACGACAGCGCCGCCGAACGCTACGGCGCGGCTGTCGTGCTGTACGAGATGGCCACCGGGCGGCTGCCGCAGTACGGCGACGATCCCGGCGCCAATCCGGCCAGCGTAAGTGACGACGTCACCATTCCGCCCGAGGCGTTCGACCCAGCCGTGGCGGAAGACCTCGCCACGTTCTTCGGGATGGCGCTCTCACGAAATCCGAAGCGCCGCCACGACACTGCCGAGGACATGCGCCACGCCTGGCGGGCGATTTTCAAGAGCCTGGGCCGGTACGGCGACGAAACCGAGCAGAAGGTCGCCAGCGCGACCCTGGAGACGGTATTGGCCGATGCCGGTCTGTCCGCTCGAGCGATCTCCGCGTTGGAGCCTGCCGGTGTGGCGACGGTGGCCGATCTTCTGGCCTTGGACCCGGCGCAGCTCAACCGACTGCTCAGCAGAGAGATCAAATCCACCCGGGAGGAGATCAAGAAACGTGTCAACGCCTGGCGCCGAGCGTTCAAGGACCAGCTCAAAGGGATCAGCATCCCGGCGCGGCGCAGCGAGCCAGCGACACTCGCCCACCCGGTGGCTGCCGCGGAGCTTCTCGCGGCTATCGCTGGAACGCGGCGCACGCCGGCGCGGCAGAGCGCGGCACGCCTGATCTTAGGTCTCGAGCCAGGACTCGATGCGTTTGCCAACCAGCAGGAGCTGGCCTCTGCTGTTGGCCGGTCGGCACAGCGCGGTCACCAACTCATCAAAGAGTTGCAAGATGCGTGGTCGAAGAACGAACAGACTCAGGTGCTACTCGACCAGTTGGTACGCATCGTCATCGGATCGCTGGACACGCTGGGCGGGGTAGCCAGTGTGCCAACACTTACCACTGAGGTCCTAGCCGCGCTTCCTGACCTGCCGGATGGCTCGTCCGCCGACGCTGAACGGCTCGGCGCAGGGTTGCTGCGGCTGACGCTAGACCGCTATCACGAACACGTGCTGGCCGAAACAGAAATGCCGCTGGCCAAGCGCCGCAGGGGTGGCCGCCTGGCATTGCTCGCGCGCAGCACCGTCCTGCTAGACGCGGCAGAGGCAGCTGGGGCATGTGCCGATGAGCTGGTCGCCGCCGCGCAGCGGGCCGGGGAACCCGTGGTGCCGCAGCAGCGGGCCGCTCGTCAGCTGCGGTTGCGGTTTACCGAGGCATTTAGAGCTGGCGCGGACGCCGGTGATGAGCCCCCGGCGATGACGGATCTCAGACTGGCGCGCCTGGCGGCGCGGTCGTCACGTGAGGCCGCACTTTCGGCGCGTGGTGAGCTCCATCGACGGAACTTGCCGGGTTCGGATGCGATCCGGATGGCTCTGGCCGGGCTCGCACAGAACACCGAACTGACGCCATCCGAGCTGGCCGGGCGGGTACGGGCCCGGTTCCCTGAGCTCGATCCGCTGCCCGAGCGTCCGGACCTCGACGCCGTGGTTGACGCATCCGGGGTCGGGCTGCAGTACTTGCCAGACCGTGACGTGTACGGCGTGCCGAGTGACGATCGGCCAGATACCACGGGTTTTCCGACACGGACGCCTACGGTGCAACCCGCACCCACTGAAGCGTCGCTGGGCCGCGGCGACCATTTGACCCGGGTCCTTGCTGGGAGCATGTCGTCGCGCTCATTCCTCGCGATCGGGATATCTGCACAACACGCGGACCAGCCGGTGCGCGCTACGCGCCTGCTCGCCGAACGCTACGGCGGCACCCTGCTCGACGTCACCGGCCTACTGATCGACGAGATGCGGACATCCGCTCAAGCAAGCAAGCTCCCGTGGGACGTGGTCAGCGCTGCTGACGCCGCCCAGCCAGGCAGCCGCGACGCGCGAGGCCTGCATACCTTGGTGGAACGGGTCATGCCGCGCGTGACCAAGCACATCGATGCTCTGGTCTTCTCCAGTGCTGCCGACGACGCGCCCGTGATACTTACTGAGCTGTCTCCGCTGGCCAGGTATGGCCACCTCAATGTGGTGGCTCGGTGGAGCGATCTGGCCGCCAGGCGACAGCGTCCGGTGTGGGTGATACTGCCGCAGCTGGCGTGGATGCGCGGCGCCGTCGTGGACGGCAAACCGCTGCAGCTGGGCTCAGACGGACAGTTCGTGGCACTGGACCTGGAATGGGTGGCGATGCAGGAGCAGACCGAACCTGGTGGGGACCGGGTACAAGAGGGGAGCCGATAG
- the pglX gene encoding BREX-2 system adenine-specific DNA-methyltransferase PglX, translating into MTGLVGDLRAQVTLLENDLRARVDGPDEFMREEGVAERWKTEHADALNAERTAASWQAWRDERVTQAASAWVLLTVFARFCEDNRLVSPVWIAGASREDRQRALDARQAYFQTHPEHNDRHWLQQIIEHFASIGATAGLVDSYSPIHQVSPSGDAARRLLEFWWDQDSNGELLRRFGPAVNPELDTRFLGDLYQDLSEFAKKNYALLQTPEFVEEFILDHTLEPALRERPLDGFSVIDPACGSGHFLLGAFHRLLDRWSRQAPNLETRALVQHALDGVHGVDINPFAVAIARFRLIVAALRAAGARSLENAPDFQIQLAAGDSLIYGAPQQTLDENLILMAKDDFSYSTEDNALLKDIFRRRYDVVVGNPPYIPAKDKAARKLYRTLYRHCKGIYALTVPFMELFFNVARQGEHPGRIGKITSNSFMKREFGKSLVENFLPGRDLRTIIDSEGAWIPGHNSDGTPTVILFAVNSVPRTPSVRAVLSKGKREASSVGEVGEGPFWRSIVENIETPGFDNDWINVDDLERGTLQRHPWILSGGGAGELINKIDYSTPRQISSVVKRVGFMAMSHADEEFSRPSPVVGRNELESTAWIPLVTGDDIRDYHVASDRKVWFPYGTSELPALEILPRSARHLWPLRTHLGNRASFNGLTYSAAGKPWYAWHQVPADRGACTHSIAFSEVATHNHFILDRGGRVLNQSAPVVKLGSTASDTDLFSLLALLNSSTACFWLRQKCKPKGGAADQIWLRTYQFNASRVKQFPIPANAPAGRARRLDKLAQRLSDTEPQEVVKLHAPTRGELDILGIENGRIKAQLIAEQEELDWECYRIYGLIDEELTFGGELPELALGERAFEIVMARAMNEGEETTWFERHRSTPITEIPEHWPADYRDLVQRRLDVIASNKNIRQLEKPEYKRRWAIDPWEKRVEEALRGWLLDRLEDRALWFDNQGRPRPRSVARLADIVARDDEFRGVLELWAGRPDLPVAVCLQDLLGNSAVPYLAAYRYKDSGLEKRAAWEEIWRLQRKEDAGETLDAPIPVPPKYKPADFTRTEYWQHRGDFDIPKERFILYPDAGRETDPTPFLGWAGWDHAEQALALARIMNEREQDGWDDKQMIPLIAGLAELQPWVRQWHGEIDPTYGLSLAAIVDEELESRRQRAGVTVEDLVAWRPEKRARGRRSRRQAAAPALTREP; encoded by the coding sequence GTGACAGGGCTGGTCGGTGATCTCCGGGCGCAGGTGACGCTCCTTGAGAATGACCTGCGGGCGCGGGTGGACGGGCCGGACGAGTTCATGCGCGAGGAGGGCGTGGCCGAGCGGTGGAAGACCGAGCACGCCGACGCGCTGAACGCTGAGCGGACCGCGGCGTCCTGGCAGGCCTGGCGAGACGAGCGAGTGACCCAGGCAGCATCGGCGTGGGTGCTACTGACCGTGTTCGCCCGGTTCTGTGAAGACAACCGGCTGGTATCCCCGGTGTGGATCGCGGGCGCAAGCCGAGAAGACCGGCAAAGAGCACTCGACGCCCGACAGGCATACTTCCAAACCCACCCCGAGCACAACGACCGGCACTGGCTGCAGCAGATCATCGAGCACTTCGCCTCAATCGGCGCCACAGCCGGTTTGGTGGACTCCTACTCGCCCATCCATCAAGTGTCCCCGTCCGGTGACGCCGCGCGGCGACTCCTGGAGTTCTGGTGGGACCAGGACTCCAACGGCGAACTTCTCCGCCGATTCGGGCCTGCCGTCAACCCGGAACTGGACACTCGATTTCTGGGTGACCTCTACCAGGACCTCTCGGAGTTCGCGAAGAAGAACTACGCGCTGCTGCAGACGCCGGAGTTCGTCGAGGAGTTCATCCTCGACCACACCCTTGAACCGGCCCTCCGTGAACGGCCGCTCGATGGCTTTTCGGTTATCGACCCCGCGTGCGGTTCGGGGCACTTTCTACTCGGCGCGTTCCATCGGCTGCTCGACCGGTGGTCCCGACAGGCACCCAACCTGGAGACGCGTGCACTGGTCCAGCATGCGCTGGACGGAGTACACGGCGTTGACATCAACCCGTTCGCCGTCGCCATTGCCAGGTTCCGACTTATCGTGGCCGCACTTAGAGCCGCAGGCGCGCGCTCTCTAGAGAATGCCCCAGATTTCCAGATCCAACTCGCTGCAGGCGACTCGCTCATTTACGGCGCACCCCAGCAGACATTGGACGAGAATCTGATACTTATGGCCAAAGACGATTTCTCTTACTCAACTGAAGACAACGCGCTCCTAAAGGACATATTTCGCCGCCGGTATGATGTTGTCGTCGGCAACCCGCCATACATCCCTGCGAAAGACAAAGCCGCCAGGAAACTTTATCGAACCCTGTATCGCCACTGTAAAGGAATCTATGCGTTAACGGTACCATTCATGGAGCTGTTCTTTAATGTGGCGCGACAGGGCGAGCACCCTGGCCGGATTGGAAAGATAACTTCAAATTCCTTCATGAAGCGTGAATTTGGAAAATCTCTGGTTGAGAATTTTCTCCCTGGCAGAGACTTGCGTACGATAATAGATTCAGAAGGTGCATGGATTCCTGGACACAACAGCGACGGCACCCCCACCGTAATACTATTTGCCGTAAACTCAGTTCCCCGAACTCCCTCCGTCCGCGCCGTGCTAAGCAAAGGGAAGCGCGAAGCGTCCTCGGTAGGAGAAGTCGGCGAAGGACCTTTTTGGCGAAGCATAGTTGAGAATATTGAAACGCCTGGGTTCGACAACGACTGGATAAACGTTGATGATCTCGAACGCGGCACTCTGCAGCGACACCCGTGGATCCTGTCCGGTGGGGGTGCTGGCGAGTTGATCAACAAGATTGACTATTCTACTCCGCGACAAATATCTTCAGTTGTTAAGCGCGTCGGATTCATGGCCATGAGTCATGCCGACGAAGAATTCTCCCGCCCCTCGCCCGTCGTCGGTCGGAACGAGCTGGAGTCGACCGCGTGGATTCCACTGGTGACGGGCGACGACATTCGCGACTACCATGTTGCATCCGACCGCAAGGTTTGGTTTCCGTACGGAACGAGCGAACTTCCTGCACTTGAGATCTTGCCACGATCAGCGAGGCATTTGTGGCCCCTACGGACTCACCTAGGAAACCGGGCGAGCTTCAATGGACTCACCTATTCCGCGGCAGGAAAGCCTTGGTACGCATGGCATCAGGTTCCAGCCGATCGCGGCGCCTGTACGCATTCCATTGCATTCTCTGAAGTGGCTACACATAACCATTTCATACTCGACAGAGGTGGGAGGGTTCTAAATCAGTCGGCGCCTGTCGTAAAACTCGGTTCGACAGCGTCCGATACGGATCTCTTCTCACTACTGGCCCTTCTAAATTCCTCCACGGCATGCTTTTGGCTTCGACAGAAATGCAAACCAAAAGGTGGTGCAGCAGATCAAATCTGGTTGCGCACCTATCAATTTAATGCAAGCAGGGTGAAACAATTTCCGATACCGGCGAATGCGCCAGCGGGACGGGCAAGGAGGCTCGACAAGCTGGCCCAACGCCTTTCCGATACGGAGCCCCAGGAAGTTGTGAAATTGCACGCACCTACGAGAGGCGAACTCGACATCCTTGGGATCGAGAATGGGCGAATAAAAGCGCAACTGATCGCGGAGCAGGAGGAACTCGATTGGGAGTGTTACCGGATTTACGGTCTCATTGACGAAGAGCTGACGTTTGGTGGTGAGCTGCCCGAGCTCGCGCTCGGTGAGCGAGCCTTCGAGATCGTCATGGCCCGCGCAATGAATGAGGGCGAAGAGACGACGTGGTTCGAGCGTCACCGGTCGACTCCCATCACCGAGATTCCCGAGCACTGGCCTGCCGACTATCGCGACCTGGTGCAACGCCGCCTGGACGTGATCGCCAGCAACAAGAACATCCGGCAGCTGGAGAAGCCCGAATACAAGCGCCGCTGGGCCATCGACCCGTGGGAGAAGCGCGTTGAGGAGGCACTACGAGGTTGGCTGCTGGACCGGCTCGAAGACCGCGCGCTCTGGTTCGACAATCAGGGACGGCCCCGGCCGCGCAGCGTCGCCCGGCTGGCTGACATCGTCGCCCGGGACGACGAGTTCCGCGGCGTGCTGGAGCTGTGGGCCGGCCGGCCAGACCTACCCGTCGCCGTTTGCCTGCAAGACCTGCTCGGTAATTCGGCCGTGCCGTACCTCGCCGCCTACCGTTACAAGGACTCCGGTCTGGAGAAACGCGCCGCATGGGAAGAGATCTGGCGGCTCCAACGCAAGGAGGACGCGGGCGAAACACTCGACGCTCCGATCCCGGTCCCGCCCAAGTACAAGCCCGCCGATTTCACTCGCACCGAGTACTGGCAGCACCGGGGCGACTTCGATATACCGAAGGAACGGTTCATCCTCTACCCGGATGCCGGACGGGAGACCGACCCGACGCCGTTTCTGGGTTGGGCCGGCTGGGACCACGCTGAGCAGGCGCTCGCGCTGGCCAGGATCATGAACGAGCGCGAGCAGGACGGTTGGGACGACAAGCAGATGATCCCGCTCATCGCCGGGCTGGCCGAACTCCAACCATGGGTCCGCCAGTGGCACGGCGAGATCGACCCCACGTACGGTTTGAGCCTGGCCGCTATCGTCGACGAGGAGCTCGAATCGCGGAGGCAGCGCGCCGGGGTCACAGTCGAGGATCTGGTCGCATGGCGGCCGGAGAAAAGAGCCCGTGGCCGACGGTCTAGGCGTCAGGCGGCGGCACCCGCACTGACCAGGGAGCCTTAG